In one Acidobacteriota bacterium genomic region, the following are encoded:
- a CDS encoding alcohol dehydrogenase catalytic domain-containing protein, which translates to MGSMKVAVYHRNDDIRLEERERPSISNGELLVRVEASGICGSDVMEWYRQPQAPLVLGHEISGIVESVGEGVTDFAVGDRVCTTHHVPCGNCRDCRRGSQHVCETLHRTRFDPGGFSEFVRLPEINVRLGTFKLPNDVSFVQASFVEPLACVIRGQRLASVGVDSDDSVLVLGSGISGILHLQWAGSRGIKRLFAADVHPYRMEMATRFSAQRVFDARDPIVDAVRDANNGRLVDRVVICTGADAAFAQALRLVAPGGSILVFATPAPGRNADLPLNDLWKRGISLVFSYAGPPTEMRQALDAIATREIDVDGMVSHRLSLAETGQGFQLTANAGESLKVIVEPHRLHPRR; encoded by the coding sequence ATGGGCAGCATGAAGGTCGCCGTCTACCACCGGAACGACGATATCCGTCTCGAGGAGCGAGAGCGGCCATCGATCTCGAACGGGGAGCTTCTGGTTCGGGTCGAGGCCAGCGGCATATGTGGTTCCGATGTCATGGAGTGGTACCGGCAGCCTCAGGCACCCCTCGTCCTCGGCCACGAGATCAGCGGCATCGTCGAGTCGGTAGGAGAGGGTGTGACGGATTTCGCCGTCGGCGATCGCGTCTGCACCACGCACCACGTGCCGTGCGGCAACTGTCGCGACTGTCGCCGGGGTTCTCAACACGTGTGCGAGACCCTGCACCGCACGAGGTTTGATCCCGGCGGCTTCAGCGAGTTCGTTCGTCTGCCGGAGATCAACGTACGCCTGGGGACATTCAAACTGCCGAACGACGTCAGTTTCGTTCAGGCGTCCTTCGTGGAACCGCTGGCCTGTGTCATCCGTGGACAACGACTGGCAAGTGTCGGCGTGGATTCCGACGACAGCGTCCTGGTGCTGGGCTCGGGAATCTCCGGGATCCTCCACCTTCAGTGGGCCGGGTCTCGAGGTATCAAGCGTCTATTCGCCGCCGATGTTCATCCGTACCGTATGGAGATGGCAACGCGATTCTCGGCTCAACGGGTCTTCGACGCGCGTGATCCCATCGTGGACGCCGTGCGTGATGCCAACAACGGCCGTCTCGTCGATCGTGTGGTGATCTGCACCGGCGCCGATGCCGCGTTTGCTCAGGCGTTACGGCTTGTTGCGCCAGGTGGTTCGATCCTGGTCTTCGCGACACCGGCACCGGGCCGCAACGCGGATCTTCCACTCAACGACTTGTGGAAGCGTGGAATCTCGCTGGTGTTCTCCTACGCAGGACCACCGACGGAGATGCGACAGGCGCTGGACGCGATCGCAACTCGGGAGATCGACGTCGACGGAATGGTCAGTCACCGATTGTCGCTGGCCGAAACGGGGCAGGGGTTTCAGCTCACCGCAAATGCAGGGGAGTCGCTCAAGGTCATCGTGGAGCCTCACCGTCTTCATCCTCGCCGATGA
- the lsrF gene encoding 3-hydroxy-5-phosphonooxypentane-2,4-dione thiolase, whose translation MDWGLDNRLNRILKPETGRTVMLAIDHGYFLGPTSGLERPGETIEPLLPYADSLMLTRGVLRRCVPSQTDIPIVLRMSGGTSILTDLSNEGLTVAIEDAIRLNVSAITLSIFVGAEGERETLLNLAKLVDAGRRYGLPVLAVTAVGKEMTRDARYLGLACRIAAELGADMVKTYHCDGFDEIVRGTPVPIVIAGGKKIEERAAIELAHRAIADGASGVDMGRNIFQSDCPVGMIRAVRAVVHEGVDVKDALEIYRAEKG comes from the coding sequence ATGGACTGGGGACTCGACAATCGATTGAATCGCATCCTGAAGCCGGAGACCGGTCGGACGGTGATGCTCGCCATCGACCACGGATATTTTCTTGGACCGACATCGGGACTCGAGCGACCGGGTGAAACCATCGAGCCGCTCTTGCCCTACGCGGATTCTCTGATGTTGACACGGGGCGTCCTGCGTCGCTGCGTGCCTTCGCAGACGGACATTCCGATCGTCCTACGGATGTCAGGTGGCACCAGCATCCTGACGGATCTTTCGAACGAAGGACTGACCGTCGCGATCGAGGATGCGATCCGACTAAACGTAAGTGCGATCACGCTCTCGATCTTTGTCGGTGCGGAGGGTGAGCGCGAGACCCTGCTGAACCTGGCAAAACTGGTCGACGCGGGGCGCCGCTACGGTCTGCCCGTACTGGCCGTGACCGCCGTCGGGAAAGAGATGACCCGCGACGCGCGCTATCTCGGTCTGGCGTGCCGGATCGCGGCGGAGCTCGGCGCCGATATGGTGAAGACCTATCACTGCGACGGTTTCGACGAGATCGTGCGTGGCACGCCGGTGCCGATCGTCATCGCCGGCGGAAAGAAGATCGAAGAACGTGCCGCGATCGAGCTGGCGCACCGTGCCATTGCCGACGGCGCGTCGGGCGTCGACATGGGTCGCAATATCTTCCAGTCCGACTGCCCCGTGGGGATGATCCGCGCGGTGCGCGCGGTGGTCCACGAGGGTGTCGATGTGAAGGACGCCCTCGAAATCTATCGGGCGGAAAAAGGATAG